A section of the Telopea speciosissima isolate NSW1024214 ecotype Mountain lineage chromosome 3, Tspe_v1, whole genome shotgun sequence genome encodes:
- the LOC122653521 gene encoding probable protein arginine N-methyltransferase 1, which produces MGRRKGHNKQSSSSNNNFSSHQQVTNMMVDDEDLDETTESSNLDDPISDEPGDSLIGADKTSADYYFDSYSHFGIHEEMLKDTIRTKTYQNVIYQNTFLFKNKVVLDVGAGTGILSLFCAKAGAKHVYAVECSQMADMAKEIVEANGFSNVITVLKGKMEEIVLPVAQVDIIISEWMGYFLLFENMLDTVLYARDKWLINDGIVLPDRADLYLTAIEDADYKEDKIEFWNNVYGFDMRCIKKQAMMEPLVDTVDQNQIVTNCQLLKTMDISKMALGDASFTAPFKLVAERNDYIHALVAYFDVAFTKCHKLTGFSTGPRSRATHWKQTVLYLEDVLTICEGESVVGSMTVAPNKKNPRDVDIVLKYSLNGLNCQVSRTQHYKMR; this is translated from the exons ATGGGTCGGCGAAAGGGTCATAACAAACAGAGCTCGTCCAGCAATAACAACTTCTCCAGCCACCAGCAAGTGACGAATATGATGGTGGATGACGAGGACTTGGATGAGACTACTGAGAGTTCCAACCTCGATGACCCCATCTCCGATGAGCCTGGTGATAGTCTCATTGGTGCTGACAAGACCAGTGCTGACTATTATTTTGATTCTTATTCTCACTTTG GTATTCATGAA GAAATGTTGAAGGATACAATAAGGACTAAGACATACCAAAATGTTATCTATCAGAATACTTTCCTCTTCAAGAACAAAGTGGTCCTTGATGTTGGAGCAGGGACTGGAATTTTGTCTCTGTTTTGTGCAAAAGCAGGGGCAAAGCATGTTTATGCA GTTGAATGCTCCCAAATGGCGGATATGGCAAAAGAGATTGTGGAAGCCAATGGATTTTCAAATG tTATAACTGTTTTGAAgggaaaaatggaagagattGTGCTGCCAGTTGCTCAAGTGGATATCATCATTTCCGAATGGATGGGCTATTTCCTGTTGTTTGAGAATATGTTAGATACTGTGCTCTATGCACGTGATAAATGGCTT ATTAACGATGGAATTGTGCTACCAGACAGAGCTGACTTATATTTAACGGCCATTGAAGATGCTGATTACAAAGAAGACAAGATCGAAT TTTGGAATAATGTATATGGCTTTGATATGCGCTGCATCAAGAAGCAAGCCATGATGGAACCTCTAGTTGACACTGTTGATCAGAACCAGATAGTTACAAACTGTCAATTACTCAAG ACTATGGATATCTCTAAGATGGCTCTTGGGGATGCTTCCTTCACTGCACCCTTCAAACTTGTGGCAGAACGCAATGATTACATCCATGCTCTGGTTGCATATTTTGATGTCGCATTTACAAAGTGTCACAAGTTGACTGGCTTCTCAACAG GGCCAAGATCACGCGCCACACATTGGAAGCAAACAGTCTTATACCTGGAAGATGTACTAACCATATGTGAAGGGGAATCAGTGGTTGGGAGCATGACCGTGGCACCCAACAAGAAGAATCCACGTGATGTAGACATTGTGCTCAAGTATTCATTGAATGGCCTGAATTGCCAGGTCTCAAGAACTCAACATTATAAAATGCGTTGA
- the LOC122654420 gene encoding nucleophosmin, with the protein MAKMESINVLLLSALLILSLVPSSYSAKKPVSVARKEDIPYIKCQVCEKIANQLYQQVKEKEAQISPKKVSELQIIEISENVCNLKKHEADWILKIDIVENGNKLELVEQDSEGQCNSKCKTIERACQEVMGYSDTDAAEYLFKAKPQIDSLVNYLCHDLTKACSVKPPPLPKDRIPGEPFVPKSSKEAEMEKILKSMEGIPGAPGMKMYSKEDMLNMKNFGDEEDDEDDEDDEDDLPSKLGKVLKEKETKKGDWKQKMTKVIANTGAAIKRQANKVSFRARQWWSGKKIQAPKKSQNAKSEL; encoded by the exons ATGGCGAAGATGGAATCAATCAATGTTCTACTACTCTCAGCTCTGTTAATTTTGTCATTGGTACCCAGTTCTTACTCTGCCAAGAAACCAGTTTCTGTCGCTAGGAAGGAAGACATTCCGTATATCAAATGCCAGGTCTGTGAAAAGATCGCTAATCAGCTATACCAGCAAGTCAAGGAGAAAGAAGCCCAGATCTCTCccaagaag GTATCGGAGTTACAGATCATCGAAATATCTGAGAATGTTTGCAATTTAAAAAAACACGAAGCAGATTGGATTCTGAAAATCGACATAGTGGAGAACGGGAATAAGTTGGAG CTTGTTGAGCAAGACTCTGAAGGGCAATGCAATTCAAAATGTAAGACTATAGAGCGGGCTTGTCAGGAG gtcaTGGGGTATTCTGACACTGATGCTGCTGAATATTTGTTTAAAGCCAAGCCTCAGATTGATTCACTTGTAAATTATCTGTGTCATGATCTTACTAAAGCATGCTCTGTCAAGCCACCTCCACTTCCTAAG GATAGGATTCCAGGTGAACCTTTTGTTCCTAAGTCATCTAAAGAGGCTGAAATGGAAAagatattgaaatcaatggag GGTATCCCTGGAGCACCTGGCATGAAAATGTACTCAAAGGAGGATATGTTGAATATGAAGAACTTTGGGGATGAGGAAGacgatgaagatgatgaagatgatgaggatgatctTCCTTCTAAGCTG GGAAAAgttctaaaagaaaaagaaaccaaaaagggAGACTGGAAACAGAAGATGACCAAAGTAATTGCAAACACAGGAGCAGCAATAAAGAGACAAGCAAACAAGGTCTCGTTCAGGGCAAGGCAATGGTGGTCAGGAAAGAAAATACAAGCTCCAAAGAAGTCTCAAAATGCTAAGTCTGAACTGTAG
- the LOC122654418 gene encoding uncharacterized protein LOC122654418 produces the protein MDVAVVEYSNGAKSPDLGLVVGENYEIMLKESIERFLDQCRKGISDFSGFSSIFFRLLQARVNPPLEIIWFYSAVSFRGGNLVGHDPQSRVLMAKDLFQLLAACSASCDGLKSIAVLAPVLFELYQSVVDLPEKKLSSKAEKKVTREIEGLIEGIVSYISICCSKGSDEEDASVALLPCFTDLIRVWMTDRLERNRDVREDLRMLFPLVSEDILQGLAGGECVVGYLTGVVIVEAFLLRLCLRFRAGLSREELKKDLRTWAVCSVTGFRNSYFFVTLARMLLDPLLPVTVLLSSEDEAFLRGVLYDVVILVEYSFLNPENGIHLPADRMRTLAITRLIVAHEAIRVVKANGDHKTAISYINAFARSRLPSQLIRWATDQIGIEGKMSKPNVSTPQALIKWMLNLEDRGARVFDHYIAKFRPKLVLDMSKVDNEYSVSKPDSQLGDCDVLFYIDNKGEAEKKVEGDHEMMESMDAAFLTAAHTMKFTTNDRRRKQREGRVEGETQVKFMKYQLTYDSAKGKFPSSTDVDGQSSSSSEVKNPLSDEEMEETEL, from the exons ATGGATGTAGCTGTCGTCGAATACTCGAACGGTGCTAAATCGCCGGATTTGGGGCTTGTTGTGGGAGAGAATTACGAAATCATGCTAAAAGAATCCATAGAGCGTTTCTTAGACCAATGCCGGAAAggaatttctgatttttctggttttagttcaattttctTCCGTCTACTGCAAGCTAGGGTTAATCCACCTCTAGAGATAATCTGGTTTTACTCTGCTGTCAGCTTTCGTGGTGGTAATTTAGTGGGACATGATCCCCAGAGTCGAGTTCTGATGGCAAAGGATCTGTTCCAGCTACTTGCCGCTTGTTCTGCTTCGTGTGATGGCTTGAAGAGCATCGCTGTACTTGCTCCAGTTCTATTTGAGCTGTACCAATCTGTTGTTGATTTGCCGGAGAAGAAGTTGTCTTCCAAGGCGGAGAAGAAAGTGACGAGAGAAATCGAGGGTTTGATCGAAGGAATTGTTAGCTATATTAGCATTTGTTGTAGCAAGGGTTCTGATGAAGAAGATGCGTCGGTTGCTCTGCTTCCTTGTTTCACAGATTTGATTCGTGTCTGGATGACTGATCGATTGGAACGGAACCGTGACGTTCGGGAAGATTTGAGGATGCTTTTCCCACTCGTTAGTGAGGATATTCTCCAAGGTCTTGCTGGAGGAGAATGCGTGGTAGGGTATCTGACTGGTGTGGTTATCGTTGAGGCTTTCTTGCTGAGACTCTGCTTGAGGTTTCGAGCTGGGCTTTCGAGAGAAGAGTTGAAGAAAGATTTGAGGACTTGGGCAGTTTGTTCCGTGACTGGATTTCGGAATTCTTACTTCTTTG TGACCCTTGCCAGGATGCTGCTGGATCCTCTTTTGCCTGTCACCGTTTTATTG AGTTCTGAAGATGAAGCATTTTTGCGAGGGGTCCTCTATGATGTTGTGATATTGGTGGAGTATTCTTTTCTCAATCCTGAAAATGGGATCCATCTACCTGCTGACCGCATGAGAACTCTTGCTATCACAAGGTTAATTGTTGCGCATGAAGCCATTCGGGTTGTCAA GGCGAATGGGGATCATAAAACTGCAATTTCTTATATAAATGCCTTTGCTAGGTCTCGTCTACCTTCGCAGTTGATTAGGTGGGCCACTGATCAGATTGGCATTGAGGGAAAGATGAGCAAACCAAATGTTTCGACACCTCAAGCTCTTATCA AGTGGATGCTAAACCTTGAAGACCGAGGGGCAAGAGTATTTGATCACTACATTGCAAAATTCCGTCCTAAGTTAGTGCTTGATATGTCGAAAGTTGACAATGAATACTCAGTGTCAAAGCCAGACAGCCAGTTGGGAGATTGTGATGTCCTATTTTACATTGACAACAAGGGAGAAGCGGAAAAGAAAGTTGAGGGAGATCACGAAATGATGGAATCCATGGATGCTGCATTTTTGACTGCTGCTCATACAATGAAGTTCACAACAAATGATAGAAGACGGAAACAGAGAGAAGGGAGGGTTGAAGGGGAGACACAAGTCAAGTTTATGAAGTATCAACTTACTTATGACTCTGCTAAAGGAAAGTTCCCATCTTCTACTGATGTTGATGGTCAGAGTAGTAGTTCTAGTGAGGTGAAAAATCCACTCTCTgatgaagaaatggaagaaACTGAACTGTAA